One Aethina tumida isolate Nest 87 chromosome 5, icAetTumi1.1, whole genome shotgun sequence genomic window carries:
- the LOC109599082 gene encoding serine/threonine-protein kinase pelle, with the protein MYIYNMPYVERMQLCKILDEQDRWEELATVHMQYDLRTINIIKKSDKPTDYLLTNWGNKNHTVLELFELLYRMKNYEGMVIIKHFVDPIYHSKIVKCARNIINIKKPEVNSMNFNSNVKKPSNLKFLANDGKTTDNNNISPQLQNQSFKYATPSDASIVSISAGSIPQISYANLLEATNHWDNRNLLGKGGFGTVFKGKWKNTQVAIKRIEPRLDAHIQMKQSIVELQCLNAYRHDNILPVYGYSIDGPLPCLIYKYMAGGSLDSRLRVTDPGKALTWPKRLDIALGVARGLQFLHTSGEKGLVHADIKSANILLDLHDMPLIGDFGLAREGPNGDYTKVSKVHGTVAYLPAEFLRHKKFSTKVDVYSFGVVLFELATARKAAVKVGSKIVYLKEAFDYFEGDVMTLKDPLVGGYDSCFKGLIDIGILCVHDNAYLRPEMVEVYKMLEGREVWCPT; encoded by the exons atgtatatctaTAATATGCCTTATGTTGAACGTATGCaactttgtaaaattttggatGAACAAGATAGATGGGAAGAACTGGCTACAGTACATATGCAATATGATTTGCGTACAATTAAC ataattaaaaaaagtgacaAACCTACAGATTATCTATTGACCAACTGGGGCAATAAAAACCACACGGTACTGGAATTATTTGAGCTTTTATATAGGATGAAGAATTATGAAGGAATGgtcataattaaacattttgttgatCCAATTTACCattctaaaattgttaaatgcgCTAGgaatattatcaatatcaaAAAGCCTGAGGTAAATTCAATGAATTTCAATAGCAATGTGAAAAAACCttcaaatttgaagtttttggCCAACGATGGGAAGACAACggataacaataatatatcacCACAA TTGCAGAATCAATCCTTCAAGTACGCAACTCCTTCGGACGCATCGATTGTAAGTATATCTGCAGGATCAATTCCTCAAATTTCTTATGCTAATCTACTGGAAGCAACTAATCATTGGGACAACAGAAATTTATTGGGAAAAGGAGGTTTTGGAACTGTTTTTAAAGGCAAATGGAAAAATACACAAGTGGCAATAAAACGAATAGAGCCAAGACTAGACGCCCATATTCAAATGAAGCAGTCAATCGTAGAACTACAATGTCTCAATGCTTACAGACATGACAACATCTTGCCTGTCTATGG GTACAGCATAGATGGACCTTTGCCTTGTCTTATTTATAAGTATATGGCGGGCGGTTCTTTGGACTCGCGCTTGAGGGTCACTGATCCAGGCAAAGCACTGACGTGGCCGAAGCGTTTGGATATTGCCTTGGGAGTTGCAAG agGCTTGCAGTTCTTGCACACATCAGGAGAAAAGGGACTAGTACACGCCGACATAAAGTCAGCCAACATCCTCTTAGACCTTCACGATATGCCTCTAATTGGGGACTTCGGCCTTGCCAGAGAGGGCCCGAATGGAGACTACACCAAAGTTAGCAAAGTCCATGGCACCGTTGCCTACTTGCCCGCAGAATTCCTGCGCCATAAGAAGTTTTCCACTAAAGTTGATGTTTACAGCTTCGGGGTTGTCCTGTTCGAGTTGGCCACTGCACGAAAAGCTGCGGTGAAAGTTGGATCTAAGATTGTATATTTGAAAGAGGcgtttgattattttgaagGTGATGTGATGACGTTGAAGGACCCCTTAGTAGGGGGTTACGATTCCTGTTTTAAGGGGTTAATTGACATTGGGATTTTGTGCGTCCACGATAACGCCTATTTGAGGCCGGAAATGGTGGAGGTTTACAAAATGTTAGAAGGAAGGGAAGTCTGGTGTCCGACATAA
- the LOC109599074 gene encoding NADPH-dependent diflavin oxidoreductase 1 isoform X1 yields MTFKNEKILVLYGSQTGNAQDIAERIWRESKRFYFACSVKSMDEYNVLELVNETCVVFVCATTGQGEEPDNMKGFWKFLLRRNLPSDSLINMRFAVLGLGDSSYTKFNFVAKRLYKRIIQLGGDPIMSAGLGDDQHDLGYDAVADPWISQLWDKLLQIYPLPKTVQPLEKALTIVPRWNVQSKLLDVQSVNKTQSMYYSTRKSTDFNVTLIENKRCTTPDHFQDVRLLKFKTSGQKYSPGDLIVLRPKNFEWQIDEFKDVLQSNGVNIPPETVFTITQNEPDIPVPDVLRYEVTFQQLCEEYWDLMAIPRRYVFSILGQITDSELEREKCLEFTTAEGQNDLYSYTNRPRRNIVEVLRDFPHATKNLTKEMLFELLAPIKPREFSIASSWKAHQNEIHVLLAVVKYKTKLVKERFGLCSNYLAELKPGDSITAWIKHGSFKFPSADEAVILVGPGTGVAPFRNYIFDKYADNLATSENTILFFGCRNKDKDFLCSEDFQKLHDQKIINLICAFSRDQDYKIYVQDQILNNSDLIDKSLKSGAYVFVAGNAKQMPQAVRRSFVEVLIKNGMTEDDANNFIEKMEKTNRYQTECWS; encoded by the exons ATGACTTTtaagaatgaaaaaatattagtccTATATGGTTCACAAACTGGCAATGCTCAAGACATTGCCGAACGAATCTGGCGTGAATCGAAACGATTTTACTTTGCCTGTTCAGTCAAGTCCATGGATGAATATAATGTTTTAGAACTTGTGAATGAGACATGTGTTGTGTTCGTTTGTGCTACCACTGGTCAAGGTGAGGAACCAGATAACATGAAAGGATTCTGGAAGTTTTTGCTGAGAAGAAATTTACCTAGTGATTCACTGATAAATATGAG gtTTGCGGTCCTGGGTTTGGGGGATTCTagctatacaaaatttaattttgtagcaAAGAGGCTGTACAAAAGGATCATTCAATTGGGTGGTGACCCTATTATGTCCGCAGGCTTGGGTGATGATCAACATGATTTGGGGTATGATGCTGTTGCTGATCCTTGGATTTCACAATTGTGGGATAagcttttacaaatttatcctTTACCTAAAACAGTTCAACCTTTAGAAAAAGCTTTAACAATTGTTCCTAG ATGGAATGTACAATCCAAATTACTGGATGTACAGTCTGTTAATAAGACCCAGTCTATGTATTACTCAACTAGGAAATCaacagattttaatgtaactttaattgaaaacaaaagaTGTACAACACCAGATCACTTTCAG GACGTccgtttgttaaaatttaaaacatcggGTCAAAAATACTCGCCTGGTGACCTTATAGTTCTAAGacctaaaaattttgaatggcAGATAGATGAATTTAAGGATGTACTCCAATCAAATGGAGTAAATATACCTCCAGAGACTGTGTTCACAATAACTCAAAACGAACCGGACATTCCCGTTCCTGATGTCCTTAGATATGAGGTGACGTTTCAACAATTGTGCGAGGAATATTGGGATTTGATGGCCATACCCAGAAGATATGTGTTTAGCATTTTAGGTCAAATTACTGACAGTGAGTTGGAGAGAGAGAAATGCTTGGAATTCACCACAGCAGAGGGacaaaatgatttatattcatatacaaACAGACCAAGAAGAAATATTGTTGAAGTATTGAGAGATTTCCCACATGCCACAAAGAACTTAACCAAAGAAATGCTTTTTGAACTGTTGGCTCCAATTAAACCAAGAGAATTTTCCATTGCAAGCAGTTGGAAGGCACACCAAAACGAGATACACGTATTATTGGCGGTAGTAAAGTACAAAACTAAGTTAGTGAAGGAAAGGTTTGGATTGTGTTCAAATTATTTGGCTGAACTTAAACCTGGGGATTCTATTACAGCTTGGATTAAACATGgtagttttaaatttcctagtgca GATGAAGCTGTCATTTTGGTTGGGCCTGGTACTGGAGTGGCACCATTTAGGAACTACATATTCGACAAGTATGCTGATAATTTAGCAACATCTGAAAATACAATACTATTTTTTGGATGCAGAAATAAAGACAAGGATTTTTTGTGTAGCGAAGATTTTCAGAAACTTCatgatcaaaaaattattaatttgatatgtgCCTTTTCTAGAGATCAGGACTATAAAAT atatGTCCAAGACCAAATTCTCAACAATAGTGACTTAATAGACAAATCGTTGAAATCAGGTGCTTACGTGTTTGTTGCCGGCAACGCAAAGCAAATGCCGCAAGCTGTACGGCGGTCTTTTGTTGAAGTGTTGATTAAAAATGGCATGACAGAGGATGAcgccaataattttatagaaaaaatggaGAAAACCAATAGATATCAAACGGAATGCTGGTCATAA
- the LOC109599074 gene encoding NADPH-dependent diflavin oxidoreductase 1 isoform X2 — translation MKGFWKFLLRRNLPSDSLINMRFAVLGLGDSSYTKFNFVAKRLYKRIIQLGGDPIMSAGLGDDQHDLGYDAVADPWISQLWDKLLQIYPLPKTVQPLEKALTIVPRWNVQSKLLDVQSVNKTQSMYYSTRKSTDFNVTLIENKRCTTPDHFQDVRLLKFKTSGQKYSPGDLIVLRPKNFEWQIDEFKDVLQSNGVNIPPETVFTITQNEPDIPVPDVLRYEVTFQQLCEEYWDLMAIPRRYVFSILGQITDSELEREKCLEFTTAEGQNDLYSYTNRPRRNIVEVLRDFPHATKNLTKEMLFELLAPIKPREFSIASSWKAHQNEIHVLLAVVKYKTKLVKERFGLCSNYLAELKPGDSITAWIKHGSFKFPSADEAVILVGPGTGVAPFRNYIFDKYADNLATSENTILFFGCRNKDKDFLCSEDFQKLHDQKIINLICAFSRDQDYKIYVQDQILNNSDLIDKSLKSGAYVFVAGNAKQMPQAVRRSFVEVLIKNGMTEDDANNFIEKMEKTNRYQTECWS, via the exons ATGAAAGGATTCTGGAAGTTTTTGCTGAGAAGAAATTTACCTAGTGATTCACTGATAAATATGAG gtTTGCGGTCCTGGGTTTGGGGGATTCTagctatacaaaatttaattttgtagcaAAGAGGCTGTACAAAAGGATCATTCAATTGGGTGGTGACCCTATTATGTCCGCAGGCTTGGGTGATGATCAACATGATTTGGGGTATGATGCTGTTGCTGATCCTTGGATTTCACAATTGTGGGATAagcttttacaaatttatcctTTACCTAAAACAGTTCAACCTTTAGAAAAAGCTTTAACAATTGTTCCTAG ATGGAATGTACAATCCAAATTACTGGATGTACAGTCTGTTAATAAGACCCAGTCTATGTATTACTCAACTAGGAAATCaacagattttaatgtaactttaattgaaaacaaaagaTGTACAACACCAGATCACTTTCAG GACGTccgtttgttaaaatttaaaacatcggGTCAAAAATACTCGCCTGGTGACCTTATAGTTCTAAGacctaaaaattttgaatggcAGATAGATGAATTTAAGGATGTACTCCAATCAAATGGAGTAAATATACCTCCAGAGACTGTGTTCACAATAACTCAAAACGAACCGGACATTCCCGTTCCTGATGTCCTTAGATATGAGGTGACGTTTCAACAATTGTGCGAGGAATATTGGGATTTGATGGCCATACCCAGAAGATATGTGTTTAGCATTTTAGGTCAAATTACTGACAGTGAGTTGGAGAGAGAGAAATGCTTGGAATTCACCACAGCAGAGGGacaaaatgatttatattcatatacaaACAGACCAAGAAGAAATATTGTTGAAGTATTGAGAGATTTCCCACATGCCACAAAGAACTTAACCAAAGAAATGCTTTTTGAACTGTTGGCTCCAATTAAACCAAGAGAATTTTCCATTGCAAGCAGTTGGAAGGCACACCAAAACGAGATACACGTATTATTGGCGGTAGTAAAGTACAAAACTAAGTTAGTGAAGGAAAGGTTTGGATTGTGTTCAAATTATTTGGCTGAACTTAAACCTGGGGATTCTATTACAGCTTGGATTAAACATGgtagttttaaatttcctagtgca GATGAAGCTGTCATTTTGGTTGGGCCTGGTACTGGAGTGGCACCATTTAGGAACTACATATTCGACAAGTATGCTGATAATTTAGCAACATCTGAAAATACAATACTATTTTTTGGATGCAGAAATAAAGACAAGGATTTTTTGTGTAGCGAAGATTTTCAGAAACTTCatgatcaaaaaattattaatttgatatgtgCCTTTTCTAGAGATCAGGACTATAAAAT atatGTCCAAGACCAAATTCTCAACAATAGTGACTTAATAGACAAATCGTTGAAATCAGGTGCTTACGTGTTTGTTGCCGGCAACGCAAAGCAAATGCCGCAAGCTGTACGGCGGTCTTTTGTTGAAGTGTTGATTAAAAATGGCATGACAGAGGATGAcgccaataattttatagaaaaaatggaGAAAACCAATAGATATCAAACGGAATGCTGGTCATAA
- the LOC109599070 gene encoding kelch domain-containing protein 10 homolog isoform X2, protein MYSKCLTGLLKKLFHLLMVLVKMYGSGSSVDSSDAGYSFRSFKFEEIVPSQKKHVPHPRSGHRIGADSSNFYSFGGYNPTITNSDNLDAEDDGFLVWSYPLFQELWKFNYASRQWTKFKISETLPLELASNALLLHKNYLMVYGGTGSPFGFRCSNQLYVCRVTEENDPMVEIQTSGQLPLPLYGQALVHHNDYLYTIGGTTGLSYSCNIHRLNMKTTTWEIVYICSGKGDYEPEGRYRHEVSFDGKQIYVLGGGTADLAYDLQYVPAFNLEKKIWNKLSTFRDRNKGYPAPRRCHGAVQIDTDTGVQVFITGGHDGENVFNDLWKLDLKTMQWTCFDFCQLPISTYFHDAAVSPEGKLYVFGGINSIDDEVVRSNTIYSTWLCIPKLSEMCWEAVLHYSPHIVNCKSDDLINIGLPRHFVQRLGKK, encoded by the exons ATGTATTCCAAATGTTTAACTGGATTGTTGAAAAAACTCTTCCATCTCTTGATGGTGCTAGTGAAAATGTACGGTAGCGGATCGTCCGTTGATTCGAGCGACGCCGGTTACAGTTTTCGATCGTTTAAATTTGAGGAAATTGTGCCCAGCCAAAAGAAACATGTGCCACATCCAAGAAGTGGTCATCGAATTGGTGCAGATTCCTCCAACTTCTACAGCTTCGGTGGATACAATCCCACAATCACCAACAGCGACAATCTAGATGCTGAGGATGACGGTTTCCTTGTGTGGTCCTATCCACTGTTCCAGGAGTTGTGGAAGTTCAATTATGCTTCTAGACAGTGGACCAAATTTAAGATCTCCGAGACATTGCCATTGGAACTTGCTTCCAATGCACTCCTGCTTCACAAGAATTACTTGATG GTTTATGGAGGTACAGGCTCTCCCTTTGGATTTCGATGTAGTAACCAGTTGTACGTGTGTCGGGTGACCGAAGAAAATGATCCGATGGTGGAAATCCAGACTTCCGGACAATTACCTCTTCCCCTTTACGGACAAGCTCTGGTCCATCATAATGACTATTTGTATACGATTGGCGGAACCACCGGTCTGTCATATTCTTGCAATATCCACAG GTTAAACATGAAAACAACTACTTGGGAAATAGTATACATTTGCAGTGGTAAGGGAGACTATGAGCCTGAAGGTCGTTACAGGCACGAAGTTAGTTTTGACGGAAAACAAATCTATGTACTCGGCGGTGGTACCGCGGATTTAGCATACGATCTGCAATACGTGCCCGCCTTTAATCtggagaaaaaaatatggaataaacTGTCAACTTTCAGAGACAGAAACAAAG gtTACCCAGCACCAAGGAGATGTCACGGTGCCGTCCAAATTGACACAGACACAGGAGTCCAAGTGTTTATAACTGGTGGACATGATggtgaaaatgtttttaatgactTATGGAAATTGGATCTCAAAACTATGCAGTGGACTTGCTTTGATTTTTGCCAATTGCCCATAAGTACTTACTTTCACGATGCTGCAGTATCCCCTGAGGGTAAACTGTATGTGTTTGGGGGCATAAATAGTATTGACGACGAAGTAGTGAGGAGCAATACCATTTATTCCACCTGGTTGTGTATACCAAAGTTGAGCGAGATGTGCTGGGAGGCTGTTCTGCATTATAGTCCGcatattgtaaattgtaaaagtgATGATCTTATTAATATAGGATTACCTAGACATTTTGTACAACGGCTGGGTAAAAAGTAA
- the LOC109599070 gene encoding kelch domain-containing protein 10 homolog isoform X1: MYSKCLTGLLKKLFHLLMVLVKMYGSGSSVDSSDAGYSFRSFKFEEIVPSQKKHVPHPRSGHRIGADSSNFYSFGGYNPTITNSDNLDAEDDGFLVWSYPLFQELWKFNYASRQWTKFKISETLPLELASNALLLHKNYLMVYICVYGGTGSPFGFRCSNQLYVCRVTEENDPMVEIQTSGQLPLPLYGQALVHHNDYLYTIGGTTGLSYSCNIHRLNMKTTTWEIVYICSGKGDYEPEGRYRHEVSFDGKQIYVLGGGTADLAYDLQYVPAFNLEKKIWNKLSTFRDRNKGYPAPRRCHGAVQIDTDTGVQVFITGGHDGENVFNDLWKLDLKTMQWTCFDFCQLPISTYFHDAAVSPEGKLYVFGGINSIDDEVVRSNTIYSTWLCIPKLSEMCWEAVLHYSPHIVNCKSDDLINIGLPRHFVQRLGKK; this comes from the exons ATGTATTCCAAATGTTTAACTGGATTGTTGAAAAAACTCTTCCATCTCTTGATGGTGCTAGTGAAAATGTACGGTAGCGGATCGTCCGTTGATTCGAGCGACGCCGGTTACAGTTTTCGATCGTTTAAATTTGAGGAAATTGTGCCCAGCCAAAAGAAACATGTGCCACATCCAAGAAGTGGTCATCGAATTGGTGCAGATTCCTCCAACTTCTACAGCTTCGGTGGATACAATCCCACAATCACCAACAGCGACAATCTAGATGCTGAGGATGACGGTTTCCTTGTGTGGTCCTATCCACTGTTCCAGGAGTTGTGGAAGTTCAATTATGCTTCTAGACAGTGGACCAAATTTAAGATCTCCGAGACATTGCCATTGGAACTTGCTTCCAATGCACTCCTGCTTCACAAGAATTACTTGATGGTATATATATGT GTTTATGGAGGTACAGGCTCTCCCTTTGGATTTCGATGTAGTAACCAGTTGTACGTGTGTCGGGTGACCGAAGAAAATGATCCGATGGTGGAAATCCAGACTTCCGGACAATTACCTCTTCCCCTTTACGGACAAGCTCTGGTCCATCATAATGACTATTTGTATACGATTGGCGGAACCACCGGTCTGTCATATTCTTGCAATATCCACAG GTTAAACATGAAAACAACTACTTGGGAAATAGTATACATTTGCAGTGGTAAGGGAGACTATGAGCCTGAAGGTCGTTACAGGCACGAAGTTAGTTTTGACGGAAAACAAATCTATGTACTCGGCGGTGGTACCGCGGATTTAGCATACGATCTGCAATACGTGCCCGCCTTTAATCtggagaaaaaaatatggaataaacTGTCAACTTTCAGAGACAGAAACAAAG gtTACCCAGCACCAAGGAGATGTCACGGTGCCGTCCAAATTGACACAGACACAGGAGTCCAAGTGTTTATAACTGGTGGACATGATggtgaaaatgtttttaatgactTATGGAAATTGGATCTCAAAACTATGCAGTGGACTTGCTTTGATTTTTGCCAATTGCCCATAAGTACTTACTTTCACGATGCTGCAGTATCCCCTGAGGGTAAACTGTATGTGTTTGGGGGCATAAATAGTATTGACGACGAAGTAGTGAGGAGCAATACCATTTATTCCACCTGGTTGTGTATACCAAAGTTGAGCGAGATGTGCTGGGAGGCTGTTCTGCATTATAGTCCGcatattgtaaattgtaaaagtgATGATCTTATTAATATAGGATTACCTAGACATTTTGTACAACGGCTGGGTAAAAAGTAA
- the LOC109599063 gene encoding uncharacterized protein LOC109599063 — MVYLYDGGIYGIKGRDHENALQQDTGIFPGAHHNTKVFNIGRNPVYCILRYGTKISWIGNVTSAVVEPGETKVLSNGGRPYYVTGLKMQNDTDQRVIVCAHYEYGGGGYSPGGFEFDLNINNVLRELVSTGIKYVPYVGAGLSFLVKTFWPEQKKSVWEQVKDQVSVLVDKKIQDAIDALLAGDISQYKSRIETVVEEIESKNGAPVHYMNIAQDLIGFENKFIFSKSHPDYKKINYNLLPMYSHVIHMKLMYYLIGVDQKDKIGLSTENVEDIKKYADKLLNHSENGAFAYVKKVYKEQVDNCYDTVDVRGFYNSMMSTRSYVAVNGLEYIPIWDFMLKNPSVKEPKIYNDAISYSIYHGRQTSDLARVASPEEQAEPLTPRLIDGKRNKIKSVVVYIWRINSGQGQPKIGGLKVNFEDGKEYMMGRSNSENRTIEWKNAKLVKLSVWGYGALDLLTFKFSDGREETVGTNDNSRGEVTHFELEKHHIVGMVLANDFSSTAGQANNIAVSYQLTVD, encoded by the coding sequence ATGGTTTACTTATACGACGGTGGAATCTATGGCATTAAAGGAAGGGACCACGAAAATGCATTACAACAGGATACCGGTATATTCCCAGGCGCTCATCATAACACAAAAGTTTTCAATATAGGAAGAAATCCTGTTTACTGCATCTTGAGATATGGCACAAAAATTTCATGGATTGGAAACGTTACGAGCGCCGTGGTTGAGCCCGGTGAAACGAAAGTCCTTTCTAATGGAGGACGTCCCTACTATGTAACTGGATTGAAGATGCAAAACGACACTGATCAACGAGTCATCGTGTGTGCTCATTATGAATATGGCGGCGGCGGCTATTCACCAGGTGGTTTCGAGTTCgatttaaacattaacaaCGTTCTGAGGGAACTGGTTTCCACCGGGATCAAGTATGTACCATACGTGGGAGCTGGATTATCGTTCCTGGTGAAAACGTTTTGGCCTGAACAGAAGAAAAGCGTTTGGGAACAAGTAAAGGATCAGGTCAGTGTGCTTGTCGACAAAAAAATTCAAGACGCCATTGATGCACTGTTGGCTGGTGATATTTCTCAGTACAAGTCCAGAATTGAAACCGTCGTTGAAGAGATAGAATCCAAGAATGGTGCACCTGTGCATTATATGAATATTGCCCAGGACTTAATCGGATTTgagaacaaatttattttctcaaaATCCCATCCAGATTACAAGAAAATCAATTACAACTTGTTGCCCATGTATTCCCACGTCATTCATATGAAACTGATGTATTACCTCATTGGCGTGGACCAGAAGGACAAAATTGGCTTATCTACTGAAAATGTAgaagacataaaaaaatatgctgataaattgttaaatcacAGCGAAAATGGAGCCTTTGCCTACGTCAAAAAGGTGTACAAAGAGCAAGTCGATAATTGCTACGATACTGTGGATGTGAGAGGCTTCTATAACAGCATGATGTCGACTAGATCTTATGTAGCTGTAAATGGACTTGAATATATTCCAATTTGGGATTTCATGCTAAAAAATCCCTCCGTCAAAGAACCCAAAATTTACAATGACGCCATCTCATACTCCATATATCATGGGAGACAAACATCTGATCTCGCAAGAGTAGCTTCACCTGAAGAGCAGGCTGAACCTTTGACTCCAAGACTTATTGAtggaaaaagaaacaaaatcaaaagtGTTGTCGTTTATATTTGGCGCATCAACAGTGGACAAGGTCAACCAAAAATTGGTGGTTTGAAGGTGAACTTCGAAGATGGCAAGGAATACATGATGGGCCGGTCCAATAGCGAAAACAGAACTATTGAATGGAAGAATGCTAAACTGGTAAAACTATCCGTTTGGGGATATGGAGCTTTAGATCTTCTTACGTTCAAGTTTAGTGATGGAAGGGAAGAAACTGTGGGTACTAATGATAATTCGAGGGGTGAAGTCACTCATTTTGAGTTGGAAAAACATCACATTGTAGGAATGGTTCTCGCTAATGATTTTTCTAGCACTGCAGGTCAAGCTAACAACATTGCTGTCTCTTATCAATTAACTGttgattga